Proteins from a single region of Persephonella hydrogeniphila:
- a CDS encoding SAVED domain-containing protein — MSLDDLLAYYGYDFLKSKIIDGKIEKDALVSYYQIFNSEYDDLKFVLYKTLRKYPYLIDIPVLSKTIKLPEKVIFKIFNLPYKKAYFPVSTGKILELIALPLEEISVVLSSGVKEEDTRVIEKLTGNKFFSIFSDRFEGSSYMLALYSSLKYSQEILKSFSFTGVVGADGEIYEVGFLPEKEKASKMAGLKLISPLLVSNVKELDYWLGEESIDIPFLYLRKKKHPEKVLENFEKIIKEKRENFSLRGLESIFDIHEEDLFINLQKDLPSVKNSETLWQWKNEIKNFERKITQIYSRIKGKKRILHLASSIASLSLGFGVKLGGRKPVILYHYQSDEYIPVIDLSDSKKIRKIKYVRKNIDTELKYITVSYPASIEKSQDVAVGIWLASHNPFDSIERFLKTNNLTDCLVKIESKNFQGDIPLPSDFEDTPRNYWIEIVSEIYSVISVLKYRYKIKRFHLFLSVPVPIATALGMALGHFIDIIVYNYNTLPDALDKELYFPVFNLKDEILKSKF; from the coding sequence ATGAGTCTTGACGACCTCCTTGCGTATTACGGATATGATTTCTTAAAATCGAAGATAATAGATGGGAAGATAGAAAAAGATGCTTTAGTTAGCTATTATCAAATTTTTAATTCAGAGTATGATGACCTAAAGTTTGTTCTTTACAAAACTTTGAGAAAATATCCTTACCTTATTGATATACCTGTCCTTTCCAAGACTATAAAACTTCCTGAAAAGGTTATTTTCAAAATATTTAACCTCCCATACAAAAAAGCATACTTTCCTGTCTCCACAGGAAAAATCCTTGAGCTTATAGCACTGCCTTTAGAAGAAATATCTGTTGTCCTAAGTAGTGGAGTAAAGGAAGAAGATACAAGAGTTATTGAAAAACTAACAGGAAATAAGTTCTTTTCTATCTTTTCAGATAGGTTTGAGGGAAGTTCTTATATGCTTGCCCTGTACAGCAGTCTGAAGTATTCACAGGAAATTTTGAAATCTTTCAGTTTCACCGGAGTAGTAGGAGCAGATGGAGAGATTTATGAAGTTGGCTTTCTACCAGAAAAAGAAAAAGCATCTAAAATGGCAGGTCTTAAGCTAATATCTCCTTTGCTGGTATCAAATGTAAAAGAGCTTGATTACTGGTTGGGGGAAGAGAGTATTGATATTCCCTTTCTGTATCTGCGAAAAAAGAAGCATCCTGAGAAGGTTCTTGAAAATTTTGAAAAGATAATAAAGGAAAAAAGAGAAAATTTCAGTTTGAGAGGACTTGAAAGTATATTTGATATACATGAAGAGGATCTGTTTATAAATCTACAAAAGGATTTGCCTTCTGTTAAAAACTCTGAAACATTATGGCAATGGAAGAATGAGATAAAGAATTTTGAAAGGAAAATTACACAAATTTACAGTAGAATAAAAGGAAAAAAAAGGATCCTCCATCTTGCTTCAAGCATAGCATCCCTTTCTCTTGGATTTGGTGTTAAACTGGGGGGAAGAAAACCTGTTATACTGTATCACTATCAGTCTGATGAGTATATACCGGTAATTGATCTATCTGACAGCAAGAAAATAAGAAAAATAAAATATGTAAGAAAAAACATAGATACAGAGCTTAAATATATAACAGTAAGCTATCCGGCATCTATAGAAAAATCACAAGATGTAGCTGTCGGTATATGGCTTGCAAGCCATAACCCATTTGACAGTATTGAGAGGTTTCTAAAGACTAACAACTTGACAGACTGTCTTGTTAAGATAGAATCGAAAAACTTTCAGGGAGATATTCCTCTTCCTTCTGATTTTGAGGATACTCCCCGGAATTACTGGATAGAAATTGTTTCAGAAATTTACTCTGTTATAAGTGTTTTGAAATATAGATACAAAATAAAAAGATTTCATCTATTTCTTAGTGTTCCTGTTCCTATCGCCACAGCTCTTGGTATGGCTCTCGGGCATTTTATAGATATTATTGTGTATAACTACAATACATTGCCTGATGCTTTAGATAAAGAGCTTTATTTTCCTGTGTTCAATCTGAAGGATGAAATACTAAAAAGCAAATTTTAG